One window from the genome of Rudanella lutea DSM 19387 encodes:
- a CDS encoding cupin domain-containing protein yields METDIETRATVKHFSDLIQPIGLHDFEANYWEKQVLHIQRDNPDFFSSLFSIADLDKVLDYNRPKGGNLRVVKSQQPLNPTIYENKDGSLNLNQLYTAYADGHTIVINEIQHYWDPLKMLVENVRQFTSHNAVANLYLTPENEKALSPHYDSHDVFALQISGEKHWILYDDTYFKTPLLHSFQPVFQREQLGGAREITMKAGDLLYMPRGVPHEAYTTDQSSMHITIGVHSTQWIDFISKALVSLSQKHIELRQALPIGYLNAPNSELLSADAELNFITILQQVFKKENINGCLSILGEEFRTKEQPRPDGHFSSLNKLNHINLDSQLSRREGLSATVSNTITGARISFQGNVIKGPSQIANSLAFIAQQEGTFSVNDIPFLSAENKLKLAKRLIRGGLLRVVC; encoded by the coding sequence ATGGAAACCGATATTGAAACACGAGCCACAGTTAAACACTTCTCTGATTTGATTCAGCCAATAGGTCTACATGATTTTGAGGCCAATTACTGGGAAAAACAGGTTTTACATATCCAAAGAGATAACCCTGATTTCTTTTCATCATTATTTTCAATCGCAGATTTAGATAAGGTATTAGACTATAACCGTCCGAAAGGGGGGAACTTGCGAGTGGTTAAAAGCCAACAGCCTTTGAATCCCACCATTTATGAAAACAAGGATGGAAGTCTGAATTTGAATCAACTTTATACGGCTTATGCTGACGGTCATACGATTGTAATCAACGAGATTCAACATTATTGGGACCCTCTCAAAATGCTTGTCGAGAACGTTCGTCAATTTACAAGCCATAATGCGGTTGCGAACCTCTACTTAACGCCGGAAAACGAAAAAGCGCTGTCACCTCATTATGACTCACACGATGTTTTCGCCTTGCAGATTTCTGGAGAAAAGCACTGGATCTTGTACGACGACACCTATTTTAAAACTCCACTCTTACATAGCTTTCAACCCGTTTTTCAACGTGAGCAACTGGGTGGGGCCAGAGAGATTACGATGAAAGCGGGCGACCTACTGTACATGCCGCGTGGCGTACCACATGAGGCATATACCACCGATCAGTCGTCAATGCACATCACTATCGGGGTCCATTCTACGCAGTGGATTGATTTTATTTCCAAAGCATTGGTAAGCTTGAGTCAAAAGCATATAGAATTGCGTCAAGCACTTCCTATTGGTTATTTGAATGCACCCAATAGTGAACTACTCTCAGCTGACGCAGAACTCAATTTCATCACGATTCTTCAACAGGTATTCAAGAAAGAAAATATAAATGGTTGCCTAAGTATTTTAGGAGAAGAGTTTCGAACAAAAGAGCAGCCAAGACCCGACGGGCATTTTTCTAGCCTAAACAAGCTCAACCATATTAACCTGGACTCGCAGCTTTCCCGGAGGGAAGGATTGAGTGCCACCGTAAGCAATACTATTACCGGAGCCAGGATTTCGTTTCAGGGTAATGTTATTAAAGGCCCTTCTCAGATTGCAAATTCACTCGCATTTATTGCTCAGCAGGAGGGAACATTTTCGGTGAATGATATTCCATTCCTGAGCGCTGAAAACAAGCTAAAATTAGCTAAACGGTTGATTCGCGGTGGCTTGTTAAGGGTCGTTTGCTAG
- a CDS encoding adenylate/guanylate cyclase domain-containing protein encodes MMKSWMCILLGLFLINALEVELYAQTTPTKRTTIPTKETTRTKSGADSLFKVGSHYQDTQAYRQSLVLFEESRKLYQSIGDGKKTGDCYNYMAISCFYLGDFSKAISMFEKASETFKKISYKKGVAQTLNNIGNVCNSQGNYIKALDQYRQAATLFEEIGDAGNLAIATHNVGSIYTRAKDYSSAMRYFDKAYTVYKASNNQEAVAQVLTAIGNVYVKQGEYNKAFISLNKALQVANKKQDKQLQVMALSSLGDLFYEQSNFTGALPYYTRCLAYSDQIGSLQNQAEARIAIGNILRQSGKNNDAVKRCQSGLTLAERVGSVSLKKRGCDCLYQSYKAIGNTRQSLHYYEQANAFEDSLNLAETSNKVMGMEFQKQQLVDSIAYVKKEHSIQLKHKEEVQRREKQRNLIILSLGFILLIAIGLWSQLNFVRKSRAAIKHEKDRSEALLLNILPQEIADELKEKGSVNARDYNLVSILFTDFKSFTQTAEKMTPQSLVEEINICFRAFDLITEKYQVEKIKTIGDAYMAAGGIPHADESSLKNTVLAGLEMQAFMTQRADENRSIGRPAFEMRLGIHAGPIVAGIVGVKKFQYDVWGDTVNTASRMESSSQVGKVNISETLYQLIKDEPCFSFEYRGSVNAKGKGDIAMYFVEKSAVAQLVA; translated from the coding sequence ATGATGAAGTCGTGGATGTGCATACTGCTGGGTCTCTTTCTAATCAATGCATTAGAGGTAGAGCTGTATGCACAAACCACTCCGACGAAGAGGACTACTATACCGACGAAGGAAACGACTCGTACTAAGAGCGGAGCAGATAGTCTTTTTAAAGTGGGTTCACACTACCAGGATACCCAAGCCTATCGGCAGTCTTTAGTTCTGTTCGAGGAGAGTCGAAAGCTTTATCAAAGCATCGGAGATGGTAAGAAAACAGGCGACTGTTATAATTACATGGCAATCAGTTGCTTCTATTTAGGAGATTTCTCAAAAGCAATATCCATGTTTGAAAAAGCATCGGAAACGTTCAAAAAGATAAGCTACAAAAAAGGGGTAGCCCAAACATTGAACAATATTGGCAATGTATGTAACAGTCAAGGTAATTACATCAAAGCGTTAGATCAATATCGGCAGGCGGCTACTCTTTTTGAAGAAATAGGAGACGCAGGAAATTTGGCAATAGCTACTCATAATGTAGGCTCTATTTACACGAGAGCAAAAGATTATAGTAGCGCCATGAGGTACTTTGATAAAGCCTACACTGTTTATAAAGCAAGCAATAATCAAGAAGCAGTCGCACAAGTTTTGACTGCGATAGGCAATGTTTATGTCAAGCAAGGTGAATATAATAAAGCATTCATTAGCTTGAATAAAGCGTTACAAGTCGCAAATAAAAAGCAGGATAAGCAGCTACAGGTAATGGCACTGTCCAGTTTGGGTGATCTATTTTATGAACAGTCAAACTTTACCGGAGCACTACCCTATTACACGCGCTGTTTGGCTTATTCTGATCAGATAGGTAGTTTACAGAATCAGGCTGAAGCACGGATCGCTATTGGCAACATTTTACGACAGTCAGGAAAGAATAATGATGCAGTTAAACGATGCCAATCGGGTTTAACGTTAGCCGAAAGAGTAGGTTCCGTATCCTTAAAAAAGCGAGGATGTGATTGCCTGTATCAATCGTACAAAGCGATAGGCAATACCCGGCAGTCTCTTCATTATTATGAGCAGGCCAACGCGTTTGAAGATAGTTTGAATTTAGCCGAAACATCCAATAAGGTGATGGGCATGGAGTTTCAGAAGCAACAGTTGGTCGACAGCATTGCCTACGTGAAGAAAGAACATTCGATTCAACTGAAGCACAAAGAGGAGGTACAGCGACGCGAGAAACAGCGTAACCTGATTATTCTCTCGCTGGGCTTTATACTCCTGATTGCAATCGGTCTGTGGAGCCAGCTGAACTTCGTCAGGAAGTCGCGGGCTGCGATAAAACATGAAAAAGACCGCTCGGAGGCCCTACTGCTGAATATTCTGCCCCAGGAGATAGCTGACGAGTTGAAAGAAAAGGGCAGTGTAAATGCCCGTGATTACAACTTAGTATCGATCTTGTTTACCGACTTCAAGTCATTCACGCAGACGGCTGAAAAGATGACCCCGCAGAGTTTGGTGGAGGAGATCAACATCTGTTTCCGTGCCTTCGACCTGATTACGGAGAAATATCAAGTTGAAAAAATAAAAACCATTGGCGATGCCTACATGGCCGCTGGCGGTATCCCTCACGCCGATGAAAGCTCATTAAAGAATACAGTGCTCGCAGGCCTGGAGATGCAGGCGTTTATGACGCAGCGGGCGGATGAAAACCGAAGCATAGGTCGTCCGGCTTTTGAAATGCGGTTAGGCATCCACGCCGGCCCAATTGTTGCCGGGATCGTCGGGGTGAAGAAATTCCAGTACGACGTATGGGGCGATACGGTCAATACGGCGAGCCGGATGGAAAGTAGTAGCCAGGTAGGAAAGGTTAATATCAGTGAGACATTATATCAACTCATAAAGGATGAACCGTGCTTCAGCTTCGAGTACCGAGGTAGCGTCAATGCAAAAGGCAAAGGCGATATAGCGATGTACTTCGTTGAGAAAAGCGCTGTAGCTCAGTTGGTCGCCTAA
- a CDS encoding helix-turn-helix transcriptional regulator has product MHTICNQPINWNSPNVLEQLAQNIKSPLESIIKAGRESDTYDKDKIEEIIFRNSREISDIVEEILAKAKAKSLSVTYHHRPEIFGIYESNENVRSMCAGEVNPQKVAKVDQEWLVGLEKEVYNNISQDYLDLGELSYKMAVSERQLHRKIVNLVFLTPNKYIRILRLHRAKQLIDGYVQQSVSQIAYAVGYSDVHYFSRLFACQYNVAPKELLHSLR; this is encoded by the coding sequence ATGCATACGATTTGTAATCAACCTATCAACTGGAATTCACCCAACGTCCTGGAACAGCTTGCTCAAAACATCAAAAGTCCGTTAGAGAGTATCATAAAAGCGGGAAGAGAAAGTGATACCTACGACAAAGACAAAATAGAGGAAATCATTTTCAGAAATAGTCGAGAAATAAGTGATATAGTAGAAGAAATCCTGGCTAAAGCCAAAGCCAAGTCCCTTAGTGTCACCTATCACCATCGCCCGGAGATTTTTGGCATTTACGAGTCGAATGAAAACGTGCGGAGTATGTGTGCTGGGGAAGTAAACCCGCAAAAGGTGGCGAAGGTGGATCAGGAGTGGCTGGTGGGACTTGAGAAAGAGGTATATAATAACATTAGTCAGGACTACCTGGACCTCGGCGAACTCTCGTACAAGATGGCAGTGAGCGAGCGGCAGTTGCACCGAAAGATTGTGAACCTGGTGTTTCTGACGCCTAACAAGTACATCCGAATATTGCGTCTGCACCGGGCAAAACAGCTGATCGACGGTTACGTGCAGCAGTCCGTTTCTCAGATTGCCTATGCCGTGGGCTACAGCGACGTCCATTATTTCTCGAGGTTGTTTGCCTGTCAATACAATGTAGCTCCGAAAGAGTTGCTGCATTCGCTGCGGTAA
- a CDS encoding NHLP leader peptide family RiPP precursor: MEFTQEQKLYAEVVQKAWEDDQFKSDLVANPIAAIEKLTGQKLNIPQGKTLVVRDQTDRSTVYINLPAKPITEDVELNEDQLEVVAGGVDGGVWPILLLPILPILPLPTYPIPTVEC, from the coding sequence ATGGAGTTTACACAAGAGCAAAAATTGTACGCCGAAGTTGTACAAAAAGCCTGGGAAGATGACCAATTTAAAAGTGACCTGGTGGCTAACCCTATAGCAGCCATTGAAAAGCTGACTGGCCAGAAGCTCAACATTCCCCAAGGGAAGACCTTGGTAGTTCGCGATCAGACCGACCGGAGTACCGTGTACATCAACCTTCCGGCTAAGCCCATTACAGAGGACGTCGAGTTGAACGAAGATCAGCTTGAAGTTGTGGCAGGAGGAGTAGATGGTGGAGTTTGGCCTATTCTTCTCCTTCCAATTTTACCCATTTTGCCTTTACCTACTTACCCTATTCCAACTGTGGAATGCTAA
- a CDS encoding NHLP leader peptide family RiPP precursor, translating to MYHTNKDMEQRKQEIIETVISKAWEDTNFKTELLADPVKAIEKLTGVKVVVPEGKSLVFLDQTDKSTIYVNIPAEPEIENMELTEDQLEAVAGGGQRIWGDFIRNLFPNLNDCITL from the coding sequence TTGTATCATACAAATAAAGATATGGAACAGAGAAAACAAGAAATCATAGAGACGGTCATCTCAAAAGCCTGGGAGGATACGAACTTTAAAACAGAGCTACTAGCCGACCCAGTTAAGGCAATTGAAAAACTGACCGGCGTTAAAGTGGTTGTGCCGGAGGGCAAAAGCCTGGTGTTTCTCGATCAAACCGACAAGTCAACGATCTACGTAAACATTCCCGCCGAGCCCGAAATTGAAAACATGGAACTGACCGAAGACCAACTCGAAGCGGTTGCGGGCGGTGGGCAAAGAATTTGGGGCGATTTTATCCGAAACTTGTTCCCAAACCTCAACGATTGCATTACCCTATAA
- a CDS encoding NHLP leader peptide family RiPP precursor, translated as MSYINYFDHTLEQPIKQMEISQEQKLYAQVVAKAWEDAQFKSELINNPLETIEKLTGEKILIGQGQKFLVVDQTDESTVYFNLPKKVELDCMELSDEQLEMVAGGESILLAIAICTFVGGAFVGGYAIGKDMATRDNTESATAQ; from the coding sequence ATTAGTTATATCAACTATTTCGATCATACATTAGAACAACCAATCAAACAAATGGAAATTTCACAAGAACAAAAGCTATACGCACAAGTCGTAGCAAAAGCCTGGGAAGATGCTCAATTCAAAAGCGAGTTGATCAATAACCCGCTTGAAACCATCGAGAAGCTTACGGGTGAAAAAATTCTCATCGGACAAGGCCAAAAGTTTTTGGTTGTCGATCAAACTGATGAGTCTACAGTTTATTTCAACCTCCCAAAAAAGGTAGAGCTAGATTGTATGGAATTAAGCGATGAACAGTTAGAAATGGTTGCAGGTGGCGAGTCAATTCTTTTAGCTATTGCAATATGCACTTTTGTAGGCGGTGCTTTTGTAGGTGGTTATGCGATAGGAAAAGATATGGCAACAAGAGACAATACAGAATCAGCAACAGCTCAGTAA
- a CDS encoding lantibiotic dehydratase, whose amino-acid sequence MRRPVFSISKLNEMQDRLLHHTLDELLREWYSDPSAQEAIYLASPSLHERFARWLSGEQLSDVHKLLQTLYKYAIRMSTRSTPYGLFAGCTLAGYADYTRLRCKNPQPVRRHIRLDIECIMTIRDWLLRQPVIRNGVLFYTNNSLYAVGGNFRYVEMQQTAKGRNYFITALTGDPFLKRLFERARTGTTVPQLVSYLMEMNVDEGEAHTFVNQLIDEQLLSCELDPLLIGDSYLDVLIDRVGALPDTALITQNLRQLKELVATTPNVVSLGNQIGSWLDEQQLKAPIDRLQVDSFYEEVLSVGQSAMEHLRQQIEQVAVLNQPHHCPDMDDFKRRFYDRYEEEEIPLALALDSEFGIGYGVQSGLGVGYAPMIDDLSLPNIEGIPQAPTWNWWQSFILDKYSESLYSRRAEIDLSPADLDRITKQRREVTVLPESFYVFGNWLAKSGEAIDRNEYRFVMQACKGPSAATLLSRFCAGSSPLTEAVQHCVRATERHHPDVVFAEIVHFPESRAGNILTRPTLYQYEIPYLAQSSVDAEHQIPLDDLMVSVRNGRVVLRSRRLNKRVIPRLTNAHNYHQGLPTYRFLCDLQHQDSYLDVKWNWGVLAEQAYLPRVRYKNIILSRATWQLQADDLPLGNLFQLAIQLNEKGLPQEFVVGMHDHELLVCLHNPESLNLLVAELQKRNSVRIYEYFATADNCPVSVGGQPFTNEVIIPFSNPSAPKLSGLLPGLTTLPQRRFSVGSEWLYLKIYTGEKTSDDLLANVLYPIVEQLLTKGVIDQFFFVRYKDVDPHLRLRFHGNPYLDFHHVVMRQVEEALHDRVQDGVVHRVQMDTYVREIERYGHEQIELCELIFHCDSLTTLAFLAQHKAVFDESSRFAFAVAKINWLLTGAGLSIAERSQLMNQMKDGFFHEFNGDVNLRRQQNEKFRQYRPVIDHALGIAYQDILKETMPDCLKVDLVNKLRVAFPGAIQLMPILQSLIHMLINRLFPAKQRAYELVLYHCLAKYYDAQKARQPADQAFASSESTHYNLTE is encoded by the coding sequence GTGCGTCGCCCCGTATTCTCGATCAGTAAGCTAAACGAGATGCAGGACCGCCTACTTCATCATACCCTGGACGAACTCCTCCGTGAGTGGTACAGCGACCCCTCTGCTCAGGAAGCTATCTATCTGGCTTCTCCCTCCCTACACGAACGCTTTGCCCGCTGGCTATCAGGTGAGCAGCTCTCCGACGTTCATAAACTGCTGCAAACACTCTATAAGTACGCCATTCGTATGAGCACCCGGAGTACACCATACGGGCTTTTTGCTGGCTGTACGCTGGCAGGCTATGCGGATTACACACGCCTACGATGCAAAAACCCCCAACCGGTTCGACGGCATATTCGGCTTGATATAGAATGTATAATGACCATTCGGGACTGGCTGCTCAGACAACCGGTTATTCGTAATGGTGTCTTGTTCTACACCAACAATTCCCTGTATGCCGTTGGCGGGAATTTCCGGTACGTGGAGATGCAGCAAACCGCCAAAGGCCGCAATTATTTTATAACTGCACTGACGGGCGATCCGTTTCTGAAACGGTTGTTCGAGCGGGCCAGAACAGGTACAACAGTACCTCAGCTGGTTAGCTACCTCATGGAAATGAACGTTGACGAGGGAGAAGCGCATACTTTTGTCAATCAATTAATTGATGAACAACTGCTTAGTTGCGAACTAGACCCATTGCTGATCGGTGATTCGTACCTCGATGTACTGATTGATAGGGTGGGGGCTCTGCCAGACACCGCGTTAATAACTCAAAATCTGAGGCAATTAAAAGAGCTGGTTGCCACTACACCCAACGTGGTCAGTCTTGGAAATCAGATCGGTTCCTGGCTGGATGAACAACAGCTAAAGGCCCCCATAGACCGGCTTCAGGTCGATTCGTTCTATGAGGAGGTACTATCCGTTGGGCAGTCGGCCATGGAACACCTTCGACAACAGATCGAACAGGTGGCCGTACTAAATCAGCCCCATCATTGCCCGGACATGGACGATTTCAAACGTCGTTTCTATGATCGGTACGAAGAGGAAGAGATTCCGCTGGCATTGGCACTGGATAGTGAATTTGGCATTGGTTACGGGGTGCAGTCGGGCCTGGGCGTTGGCTACGCACCCATGATCGACGATCTGTCATTACCCAACATTGAAGGGATTCCACAAGCACCCACCTGGAACTGGTGGCAATCCTTTATACTGGACAAATACTCGGAGAGTCTCTACAGCCGTCGGGCCGAGATTGATCTAAGCCCGGCCGATCTGGATCGAATCACCAAACAACGACGAGAAGTGACAGTCTTACCCGAAAGCTTTTACGTGTTCGGAAACTGGCTCGCGAAATCGGGGGAGGCCATTGATCGGAATGAGTACCGTTTTGTGATGCAAGCCTGTAAAGGGCCATCAGCCGCGACGTTACTGAGCCGATTTTGTGCCGGCAGCTCCCCGTTGACCGAAGCAGTGCAGCACTGTGTGCGGGCCACTGAGCGCCACCATCCCGATGTTGTTTTTGCCGAAATCGTTCATTTCCCCGAGAGCCGGGCGGGCAATATTCTGACCCGTCCTACTCTTTATCAGTACGAAATTCCTTACCTGGCTCAATCGTCGGTCGATGCGGAACACCAGATACCACTGGATGATCTGATGGTTTCGGTACGCAATGGGCGAGTGGTACTACGCTCCCGCCGGCTGAACAAACGGGTTATACCACGCCTGACCAACGCGCATAACTACCATCAGGGACTACCCACGTACCGTTTCCTGTGTGATCTGCAACATCAGGATAGCTACCTGGATGTTAAATGGAACTGGGGCGTGCTGGCCGAGCAAGCGTATCTGCCCCGGGTACGGTATAAGAATATTATTCTGAGCCGGGCTACGTGGCAGTTGCAGGCTGATGATCTACCACTGGGAAATTTGTTCCAGTTAGCAATCCAGCTGAATGAAAAGGGGCTCCCCCAGGAGTTTGTTGTTGGTATGCATGACCACGAGCTTCTGGTGTGTTTGCATAACCCGGAATCGTTGAACCTGTTAGTCGCCGAATTACAAAAGCGAAATAGCGTTCGGATTTATGAGTACTTCGCTACGGCCGATAACTGTCCTGTATCGGTAGGTGGGCAACCCTTTACCAACGAGGTGATTATTCCGTTCAGCAACCCATCTGCTCCGAAATTATCGGGTCTGTTGCCAGGCCTGACCACTTTGCCTCAGCGTCGGTTTTCGGTAGGGAGTGAATGGCTGTACCTAAAAATCTATACCGGTGAAAAAACGTCGGACGATCTGCTTGCCAATGTCCTCTATCCGATTGTGGAGCAACTGCTGACCAAGGGCGTGATTGATCAGTTCTTTTTTGTACGCTACAAAGACGTCGATCCTCATCTGCGACTGCGATTCCACGGAAACCCCTACCTTGATTTTCACCACGTAGTTATGCGACAGGTTGAAGAGGCCCTGCACGACCGGGTGCAGGACGGTGTGGTTCACCGGGTGCAGATGGACACCTATGTCCGCGAGATTGAACGCTACGGCCACGAGCAAATCGAACTATGTGAGTTAATTTTTCACTGCGACAGTTTGACCACACTTGCTTTTCTGGCCCAGCACAAAGCGGTTTTCGACGAGAGCAGCCGCTTCGCCTTTGCTGTGGCAAAAATCAATTGGCTATTAACGGGTGCAGGATTGTCTATTGCCGAGCGAAGCCAGTTAATGAACCAGATGAAGGATGGATTCTTCCACGAATTTAACGGGGACGTGAACCTGCGCCGGCAGCAGAACGAAAAGTTCAGGCAATACCGGCCGGTAATCGACCATGCGCTTGGCATCGCGTACCAGGATATTCTGAAAGAAACGATGCCCGATTGTCTGAAGGTAGATTTAGTGAACAAACTCCGCGTGGCATTTCCGGGGGCCATTCAGCTCATGCCTATTCTGCAAAGCCTGATCCATATGCTTATAAACCGGCTTTTTCCGGCTAAGCAACGGGCCTATGAGTTAGTGCTGTATCACTGTCTGGCGAAGTATTATGATGCGCAGAAGGCCCGGCAACCGGCCGATCAGGCGTTTGCATCATCAGAAAGCACGCATTATAACCTAACGGAATAA
- a CDS encoding cyclic nucleotide-binding domain-containing protein yields the protein MKRALFFLGQLNDRDVEWMLQNGSKLSMETGDRLINKGEAIDSLYIVLSGQLAVCATTNSDECIATLGAGEVVGEMSFLESRPPSVSVIVTKPSDIFQISRDKISARMLTNADFKANFYYALALFLSNRLRKTTDQLGFGNPEEEDMVEMGVLDSVAQAGSRFTKILHRFSEV from the coding sequence ATGAAACGAGCACTTTTTTTCTTAGGCCAGCTGAACGACAGAGATGTAGAATGGATGCTTCAGAATGGCAGCAAACTGTCCATGGAGACGGGCGACCGTTTGATCAACAAAGGAGAAGCTATTGATAGTCTGTACATCGTACTATCGGGTCAGTTGGCGGTGTGCGCCACTACCAATTCCGACGAGTGCATTGCTACCCTGGGAGCGGGTGAGGTGGTTGGTGAGATGTCGTTTCTGGAGTCGCGGCCGCCGTCGGTGTCGGTGATCGTTACCAAACCCTCCGATATTTTCCAGATCTCCCGCGACAAGATCAGCGCCCGGATGCTGACAAACGCCGACTTCAAGGCCAACTTCTACTATGCCTTGGCCCTGTTTCTCTCCAATCGTCTGCGGAAAACGACCGATCAGCTTGGCTTTGGCAATCCCGAAGAAGAAGACATGGTTGAGATGGGCGTGCTCGATAGCGTAGCCCAGGCCGGATCACGGTTTACCAAAATCTTACACCGGTTTTCGGAGGTATAG
- a CDS encoding TolC family protein → MRHFIVMLWLLWLGLDHYANGQTAIKANLLDIASSALSRNPTIVRSEYAVRSAESNLQIQRSVFDLNSFSELLLQTNQYVLPGADPRAPLVESSLLKSNTLNLSAGIRQRLRTGQLTEVSMNYRFTNNNYPLNAYNQQINPFLGNNASTLNLSLTQPLLRGRGRSVTTALERSYTLYVDNAKSNNEFANSYELWQIATAYWGYTAAYKNLDIYKQSENRLRNVLSVTEELIKGDKKPAGDLVQIRADLASQERLTLMAEQELYAAKIYLGKVVGFSTEESLLLDIPQNDFPGIAGSAYRPDLEKADFVRVAKERRADLRAAKQGNEALEREYQLAQNNVKPQLDLTGFFSYGGISTGNGMTDALSSFSNYQGRTVGTGAKLTFTFPVNNNLAKGNRIKSYVAMNDQNVVVNNLLRTLELDISNDLNYLNNSVLGLQKAEEVLNYNQDVYNNEQIKFKSGLTTMLNLILFQDRLTSAQLKYLQAYRQFAIAIINLRHDTGTLIRANANGFTIDQNVFYTIPDPTNH, encoded by the coding sequence ATGAGACATTTTATCGTCATGCTATGGCTGCTCTGGTTGGGGCTAGACCACTACGCAAACGGGCAAACAGCCATCAAGGCAAACCTGCTCGACATTGCATCGAGTGCGCTGTCCAGGAACCCAACCATCGTTCGAAGTGAATACGCCGTGCGGAGTGCCGAGTCGAATTTACAGATTCAGCGGAGTGTTTTCGATCTGAATTCGTTTTCCGAGTTGTTGCTTCAAACCAATCAATACGTGCTGCCGGGTGCCGACCCCCGAGCCCCTCTGGTGGAAAGCAGCCTCCTGAAGTCGAACACACTGAACCTGTCGGCGGGGATTCGTCAACGGCTCCGCACGGGGCAGTTGACGGAGGTAAGCATGAACTATCGGTTCACGAACAACAATTATCCGCTTAACGCCTACAACCAGCAGATCAACCCGTTTTTGGGTAACAACGCAAGCACCCTCAACCTGTCTCTGACGCAGCCCCTGCTCCGGGGCCGGGGGCGCAGCGTTACCACCGCACTCGAACGGTCGTATACGTTGTACGTCGATAACGCCAAAAGCAACAATGAATTTGCCAACTCGTACGAACTGTGGCAGATCGCAACGGCCTACTGGGGCTACACGGCAGCGTATAAGAACCTGGATATTTACAAGCAAAGTGAGAACCGGCTCCGCAACGTGCTGTCGGTTACCGAAGAGCTGATTAAGGGTGATAAAAAGCCCGCAGGTGATCTGGTGCAGATTCGCGCCGACTTAGCCAGTCAGGAACGGCTCACGCTGATGGCCGAACAGGAGTTGTACGCAGCCAAAATCTACCTCGGCAAGGTAGTCGGGTTTAGTACGGAAGAAAGTCTGCTGCTGGATATTCCCCAGAACGATTTTCCAGGCATTGCGGGGTCGGCGTACCGGCCTGATCTGGAGAAGGCCGATTTTGTACGCGTAGCGAAGGAGCGACGGGCCGATCTGCGGGCGGCAAAACAGGGTAACGAAGCTCTGGAGCGGGAGTATCAGTTAGCCCAGAACAACGTGAAGCCGCAGTTGGACTTGACCGGCTTTTTTTCGTACGGGGGCATCAGTACCGGCAACGGAATGACCGACGCCCTGTCGTCATTCTCCAATTATCAGGGACGAACCGTGGGTACCGGGGCCAAACTGACCTTTACCTTTCCCGTCAACAACAACCTGGCGAAGGGTAATCGGATAAAGAGCTACGTGGCTATGAACGATCAGAACGTAGTGGTTAACAACCTGCTGCGCACCCTTGAGCTGGACATCAGCAATGACCTCAACTACCTGAACAATAGTGTTCTGGGCCTTCAAAAAGCCGAGGAGGTGCTGAACTACAACCAGGATGTGTACAACAATGAGCAAATTAAGTTTAAGTCGGGCCTCACGACCATGTTGAACCTGATTCTGTTTCAGGATCGCCTGACCTCGGCACAACTGAAGTACTTGCAGGCCTACCGGCAATTTGCCATTGCGATTATTAACCTCCGGCACGATACCGGCACGTTGATTCGCGCCAATGCAAACGGATTTACCATTGATCAGAACGTGTTTTACACAATTCCTGATCCAACCAACCACTAA